The Gossypium hirsutum isolate 1008001.06 chromosome D06, Gossypium_hirsutum_v2.1, whole genome shotgun sequence genome contains the following window.
GTACTTGGATTTAGACCAGAGAACGTTCAGAAGCTTAGTAGTAAACTCTTCCTCGCCCGGAGACGTAAAGGAATCATACTTTTTGCCACTTAATAGCTGAAGGCACAAAGCAATAAGTAGTTTAAAGAACACTATACATGGGGGGGGGGAAAGTGTTGGTGTTTCAGCAAATTAGCTGACAGCATTTTACCATAGGCCTCAACAGCAATTTTCCATTCATCAAGTGTTGGTTTTGTCCATATTGCTTTCGACTCTACATCATCTTTGCATGTATGACGGTAACTCTGCCACTGGAATTTTGTTTTCTTCAATTTCTAGGGACCCTCAacctgcaaaagaaaaagaaacaagtaTAAAAATCCATGAACCAAAACAGAGAAGGCTCAGAAACGTTTTCCCATAAGAATTATAAAACTAAACCTCGCTACAAGCATTAACCAGGAAGACAGCTACGCAGTAAAGTGGAATGAACCTTCATCACCAACAAATGGATGATTCTGTGTCGACAATTACCACATGTTATCAAGAGCAcaccaaaatgccaaaatatCAAGTAGTTGATCTAAAGTAACCTATAAAACCATCAACAGTTTGTGCAGGTACGGAACAGCACCCATTATATCCTTGTCAGGCAAATCTTCAGTTAGTAACATGTTCTTAGCTCAGCTACTAAAGCAAATGTCACACTAAATGTCAGCttgtaataatttatatttgagaTATTTTGGCAAACTTGTTAAGTGTTTTACTTCATTTGAGAACTACAGTTAGTTTGAAGAGTTTGCCTACTCCATTAGTCTTCTATCTGTACATATAACGGATTGAACATCCCTAGGTTATCCAGATGCCAGCTTCTTCTGTAGTTTCTAGTGATATCCCCAAAACTTAAGCTTGACAATTGTACACTTAACCAAGTCAGTTTAGAACAAAATGATCTACGTATGCAGTAACCCAAGGATGGAATTATCAATTAAGCGAGAGGCAGCAGAGTTAACATCAAGATGATCATCTATACCATATAAGGTATCGAAAAAATATGGATAATAAGAATATCATATATCAATGCTTCAAAAAGCATTCTTTAATTAGCATGTCTTCAAAAAAGTCCAATAAACAGTCTACTAtgaaagcaaaaaaagaaaacccaaaaaaggtAGGGGAGAAGTATGAAAGATGTCATTATCATACCTAATAATAAGGACTCCATCAGAAAGCAGTAAGATTATTATATTCATCAGCCTTGCCAACTGCCTCAAGTATTGATGAGTAGGTGATGAGATCATATTCAAACCCACTTGCTTTCATCTCTTTCATTAACTTTGCAGCCTCTTCAAACATACCAGCTCGGCTGAGACAACCAAGAACCGTATTGTAAGATACCGCGTCTGGTTTAATCTTTAAATTCTTCATCTTTGTAAGCATTTCAATTGCCCGCTTTGGGCCACCTGTCCTAGCTAAGCCATTTAGAATGATATTGTGAGAATTCAAGTCTGGGGTGCAACCATTTTCTTCCATAGTTCTCAGCAAGGAATGAGCTTCATCTATCATGCCTGCTCTTATCATCCCTGACATCAGTGCATTGTAAGTATAAACATCAGGGTTGCATCCCAGTTTCTTCATCTCATTGAATAGATCAACAGCCTTACTCAGATGGCCGCACTTCCCAAAAAGTTTTATCATCACAGCATAAACCCGAGCACTTGAATGCCCACAATTCTCTTTCAATTCCTGAAATAGCTCACTTGCTGCTTCATATCGTTTTGCCTTCCCTAGACTATTGATCAGGCTACAATATGCAGCCGGACAAGGAGGAAAGCCTTTTTCATCCATCTCTTCAAGGAATAACAAAGCTTTCTCAACTCTGTTTGCCTTGCAGAAACCATCAATAAGAATTGAATAAGTAAATGAACTGGGAACAACACCATCGGCCTTCATCTTCTCAAACCAGGATGATGTCTCGGATATTGGGGCTTTGTTGTCAAATAAAGCTTTAATTATAGTGTTATATGTTACAACATTCGGTGCACATTGCCAAGACTTCATTTCATTGAAAAGCTTAAGAGCATCTTCCAATCGACCCACTTTGCCCAAAATGTTAATCATATTGTTGATAAGCACAACATCAGGCTTACCACCTTCTTTTAACATGTTCATGAATATGCCATAGGCATCTTCAACCCTTCCGGCTTTTCCAAGCCCCTTTATCAACTCTGTGTAAGTAAAAACAGTTGGGCTACAGGCATTCCCTGTCATCTCTTGGACTAGACCTAAAGCTGACTCAGTCCTACCTAGCTTAAAATAGATTTCAATCAAGGTTGTATAAATCTTTGGCGTAGGTTGCAACCCATTCTCCTTCATTTCCTCAAACAATCTAATGGCAGAATCATGACGGCCTAACTTACTGAAAGTGGACATTAGTGCAGTGTATGTTATTGTGTCTGGTAAACAGTTACCCTCATTACACATCTCATTATAGAGTTCGTGAACTTTTTCATGGtgtccttcttgcatcaacatcaAGATTATAGCATTATAAGTACTAGCTGTTGGCTTGCACTTGCGGCTTTTAATCTGATAAAAGATGGAGAGAGCCTTGTTCACCATTTTAGCCTTGCCTAAGATTCTCACAATTTCGGATAATTCAGCAGGACCAACAACACACGTACTCCGGACCATGTCTTGGATAGTTTTCCACATTTCACCAACAAGTCCCGCTTCATCTAAACAATGAATCAAAGCCAAGTATGTCGTAGAATCATGTTCGAAATTCCTTCTTTTCCCAGCCCACTTGAAGAACTGGATCTTAACATTAATCTCTACATCTATCATCAAAACCTCTCGAACCAACTGATGATCCACCTTCAGCTTTAGCACTTCCAATGCCTTCTCTGCATCAGGCCCCcacttaaatatttttaaaattcttataaaCCTCTTGTCCAATGTTCGAGCATAAGCATTCTTCTTCGGAAAATTCCGGTTAAAAGCCCAGTCCCGCATTGGAACTGGCAACTGGAACATCTGCACTATCTCATTATCTGTCAGCAAAATCACCAATTAGCAAATTAgctttcatacatttcattatatGAAACCCTAAACTTCGCACCAatttaacacattaaaaaaacgAATTAATCAACAGAAAAGGCTTAAGGGAAGGTAACCTGTTTGCTTGATTCTTTGGCAGAGGCAAGCCGAAGTCGATATACATCGCCTCAAAGCAAACGCCGGCAGCATTATAGTTTTCATTATACAGCTAACAATGCATATCAAGTCGCAGCAGGTGAAATAACTAaaacaggaaaaaaaaaacaaaatgccTTAAGTATATAAACATTAATGCATATAATAAGCAACAGAATgaaaattaaaaccctaatttccacAAACTAACAATTTACGTTTCATCCTATAATACCATCTTCTCtgaaatgcagaaaaataaagaaaatatgggGAAATCAAGAATTATGgctatggaaaaataaatttaaaaaaaataccagtTTTACATATGATTGAACTTCAATGGTATGGTGAAGATAAACAAAGGCAAATGTAAAAGAATAATAGAAATCGATGAACACATGAAGGAGCGGAAATTGAAAGGGAAACAAAGAGGAAAAGCGCCTTCAGCTGTCAGTCGGTCACTTGAAAAAGGGCCAAAATGCGGTGGGTTGGATTGGAAACTCATGGTGTGGCGGCCCTTGGGCTATTTTAttggttttctttttttgggggggggggggtttgGGGGTAAAATACACCCAAGTTACTAAACTATTATTAAGTTTACTTTTTAATCACTCAACTGTAAaaggttacaaaatggtcactgaattatttaaaaaatttcttttgaGTCATTGAATTactcgaaagtttttatttaattcacttaactattaagtttatttttaaagtttgactAACGAGTTCCAAGTAATAATTCGACAATCGGTACAGTAGATCAGTATTCATCGATGAGTAGAATTTGATTCATGTAATTCAAAGTTACTTCATGAAAAAATAATTGATTTGTAAAAGAGAAGGGGAAGTAGAACTTTCTATTGATGCAAGCACTGCGAATAGAGAATGccatacaacaacgattttaacaatccaatgacttaaataaaaattttcgaataatttaatgaccattttgtaactttttttaagttgaattaataacatataaatttactaatagtttaataaccTTATTGCATCGTTTAGTTACTAGTGTAATGACattagaaaaaatattatttattacatatatattacaatagttaaacataaaataaaaaatagttagtacaaaattaaacttaaaattaaaaatataagtcaagacgcttttaaaaaataagtcattttgTAAGATAAACgaaaatttcccctttttttattaaaaataagtcATGAAAGTAACTAAATATTACCAGTTGAGTTAATTTATTACTACACTatactaaaacatatataaaaaataatacttttttCAAAGGTAGTGtaaatgtaattatatatatatatatatattcatttgttGTGTTTAAGATCATATGATTCTTTTTATTAATATACTTGACccaatctaaaataataaacccaatcTATCTCacctaaattattatatattaacatataattgaaaaatatatctaaattattaattattgaaCTAAATCGAAATTGAATCGAATTAAACCTACAAAACtcttctaatatatattttttccatttacaaaattgaacttaaaatattgttattatcATTTCACCTGATAAACTTATATGATAAAAAGAATtcccttattttaaaattattttgacttta
Protein-coding sequences here:
- the LOC107924121 gene encoding pentatricopeptide repeat-containing protein At3g16010, whose product is MKTIMLPAFALRRCISTSACLCQRIKQTDNEIVQMFQLPVPMRDWAFNRNFPKKNAYARTLDKRFIRILKIFKWGPDAEKALEVLKLKVDHQLVREVLMIDVEINVKIQFFKWAGKRRNFEHDSTTYLALIHCLDEAGLVGEMWKTIQDMVRSTCVVGPAELSEIVRILGKAKMVNKALSIFYQIKSRKCKPTASTYNAIILMLMQEGHHEKVHELYNEMCNEGNCLPDTITYTALMSTFSKLGRHDSAIRLFEEMKENGLQPTPKIYTTLIEIYFKLGRTESALGLVQEMTGNACSPTVFTYTELIKGLGKAGRVEDAYGIFMNMLKEGGKPDVVLINNMINILGKVGRLEDALKLFNEMKSWQCAPNVVTYNTIIKALFDNKAPISETSSWFEKMKADGVVPSSFTYSILIDGFCKANRVEKALLFLEEMDEKGFPPCPAAYCSLINSLGKAKRYEAASELFQELKENCGHSSARVYAVMIKLFGKCGHLSKAVDLFNEMKKLGCNPDVYTYNALMSGMIRAGMIDEAHSLLRTMEENGCTPDLNSHNIILNGLARTGGPKRAIEMLTKMKNLKIKPDAVSYNTVLGCLSRAGMFEEAAKLMKEMKASGFEYDLITYSSILEAVGKADEYNNLTAF